In Mycolicibacterium aubagnense, the DNA window AGGTCGGTGACCATCAGGATCCGTTGTTGCCGGTACGAGACGAATCGCTTGACCAGTACCTCGGGCGAGCGCGCCGACGCCTTCCAGTCGATATCGCGGACGTCGTCGCCCGGGACATAGGGACGCAGATCGTCGAATTCCAGACTGCGTCCCTGGAACATCGAGCGGTGCTCGCCTTCCAGCAGCCCGCGGGACACCCCGTTCGGACCCGAGAGCCGATTGCCGGCGAGGGTCTGCGCCTTGACCTCCTGCAGTAGTACACCCATCGCGACTAGGGGGTTCGGACTGCCTGAATGACGTTGTCTATCAACACTTCCGGAGTGACATTCTGGGCCACCGCCTCGAACCCGAGAATCAGCCGGTGCCGCAGCACCCGGTGCGCCAGTGCTTTCACGTCGTCGGGGAGCACGTGGTTGCGACCCGACAACAACGCCAACGCCCGCGCCGCCTTACAGAAGGCGATGGTGGCACGCGGACTGGCGCCGTACTCGATGAGCCGGGCCAGATTCGCCGGGAGGTACTGCTGCGGGGTACGGGTCACCGCGACGATCTGGGTGATGTAGTTGACGATCGCCGGATCGAGGTAGACGCGTCGCACCACGTCCCGGATGTACAGGATGTCGTCCAGCGACGCCACGGGAGCATTCCGGTGGTTGGTGTAAACGCCGGCGTCGATCCGGAAGACCATCTCCGCCTCTTCGCGAGGATTCGGATAGCTCAGGATCTCTTTGAACATGAACCGGTCCATCTGCGCCTCGGGCAGCGGATAGGTACCCTCCTGATCGACCGGGTTCTGCGTGGCGAGCACCAGGAACGGCTCGGGAATCTTGTAGACGTCGCCGGCGATGCTGGTCTGGCGCTCCTCCATGGCTTCCAGCATGGCGCTCTGGGTTTTCGCACTTGACCGGTTGATCTCGTCCAGCAGCACGATGTTGGCGTGCACCGGTCCCAGCTGAGTGTGGAAGACGCCTTTGGACGCGTCGAAGATCTGGGTTCCGATGATGTCGCTCGGCAGCAGATCCGGGGTGCACTGAATGCGCCGGAACTTGGCCTGCACCGCGTCGGCCACGGCCCGTGCGGCCGTCGTCTTGGCAAGTCCCGGAACGCTTTCCAGCAACACATGGCCGCCGGTGAACAGCCCGATCAACAAGCTCTGTTGCAGCCCGGTCTGGCCCACCACCTTGGCCGCGAATGCTCCGGACACCGCATGTACCACCGAGCGGGCGCGGTCGAGTTCTTCCCGTGTCGGCTGCGGCTGCATCGTGTTCGCCGGGGCGCTCATCGGCCGAACCACTTCACTGTCAACGGATCCTGTGTCATATCGATCTGCCCCATCAGCGGGACGAACTGCTTGCCCTGCACCGTCGCGCCACTGGTGCTCGTCGCGGTGATGGTCCACTGCGAGGTCCCCATGGTGCGCACCGACAGGTCGAACGCCGTGAACGTGTAGTTGACCTGGTTCAGATCGGCCGGCGGTTCCCAGTGCACGGTCCCGTCGGTCAGCGTCGGGTTCGGCATGGCGTTCGGGCAGCCCGGCGGCGCCAGCAACGTGGACTTCGCGCATTCGGCGACCGCGGCGGCCACGGCCTGCTTGGCCGCCTCCGAGCCGGCCTCGCTGAGCTGCATCTGGGTGCCGACAGTGAGTCCGACACCTGAGGCGACCAACCCGTCGAGCAACACCGGCCGCGCCGTCGACACCGTCAGATACTTGCTTGCCGAACCCAGATCGAGCCACCCCGGAAACACATACACCGCCGCATTACTCGGCGCGGGCTTGCCGAACAGAGTCAGCGGCGCGGCCGGCAGGGGCTGACCGGTAGCCGGGTTGTTCATCCGGATACCACCGCTCGCACCGAGATTCACCTTGACGCTGGCAGTCGGCAGGCGCCAGCCGTTGTCGTCCTTCTTCACCATCAACGTCTGGTCGGCGGTTTGATCACCGAAGTTGACCGACACGTGCACCTGCGCCATGGGACCGGTTTCGTTGGTGCTCAGAATCCGGACGTTGGTGATGGGCCACTTGGCCGTCTGCTGCTTCAGCACATCGTCGGTCAGGAAGTCCTTGGAGCCCGGCTGATCGGCGCCAAAGGCCAAGGCGGCGCCCGCATCTCCCTTCGACAGCGCTTCCAGGTAACCCTTGACCGCACCCTCTGCCGAACTCGCGCCACCACCACCGGGACCGTTCGATCCGCCGCCGGAGAATGACACGATCGCCACGACGATGCCCACCACGAGGAGCACCGCAAGAGTGGCTCCGCCGGTGATGAACAGTGCCTTCTTGCTCTTGGCCTGCTGGGGCGCCGGCGCGTACCCGGGCTGCGGAAAGTTCTGGAACTGCGGCTGCTGCGGCGCGGCCGGCCAACCCCCGTGCGGCGGCACCTGAGGCGGCGCACCCTGCGGCGCCGGACCGCCCCACTGCGGCGCGGGCGGCGGTTGCCCGTAACCGGGATGCTGCGGCGCCGGCCCGTCAACCGGATTGGGACCACCGAAAGGCGACTGCGGTGGCTGCGTCACGAGGTGAATCCACCGTCAAGAACCGTCACCAATTGAACCTCCCCCTCTCCCCGTGCCGACGTACACCGGCGACCCGACGGTATCACTACTCCAGGCGACCCTCCGTCGCCAACAACCAGCGCACACGACGGTGAACGACACCCACCGGGCAGTGACACGAAAAAGCCCCGACTCGCCAGGCGAGTCGGGGCTTTCCCGTAAAAGAGCTGGACTCAGAAGTCCATACCGCCCATGCCACCGGTCGGGTCGCCGGCGGGAGCGGCGGCCTTCTCCGGCTTGTCGGCGACGACGGCCTCGGTGGTGAGGAACAGCGCCGCGATGGACGCCGCGTTCTGCAGCGCCGAGCGGGTGACCTTGACCGGGTCGGCAACGCCGGCGGCCAGCAGGTCCTCGTACACGTTGGTCGCGGCGTTCAGGCCGTGACCGGCGGGCAGGTTCGACACCTTCTCGGCGACGACGCCCGGCTCCAGACCACCGTTGAAGGCGATCTGCTTCAGCGGAGCCGACAGGGCGACACGCACGATGTTGGCACCGGTGGCCTCGTCACCCTCGAGCTTGAGCTCGTCGAGCGCCGGAGCCGACTGCAGCAGGGCCACGCCACCACCGGCGACGATGCCCTCTTCGACGGCGGCCTTCGCGTTGCGAACGGCGTCCTCGATGCGGTGCTTGCGCTCCTTGAGCTCCACCTCGGTGGCAGCGCCGGCCTTGATCACCGCAACACCGCCGGCCAGCTTGGCCAGGCGCTCCTGCAGCTTCTCGCGGTCGTAGTCCGAGTCGCTGTTCTCGATCTCGGCGCGAATCTGGGCCACGCGGCCCTGGATCGCGTCGGCGTCGCCGGCACCCTCGACGATGGTGGTCTCGTCCTTGGTCACGACGATCTTGCGGGCGGTGCCCAGCAGGGAAACGTCAGCGGTGTCCAGGGACAGGCCGACCTCTTCGCTGATGACCTGGCCACCGGTGAGGATCGCCATGTCCTGCAGCATCGCCTTGCGGCGGTCACCGAAGCCCGGGGCCTTGACGGCGACGGACTTGAAGGTGCCGCGGATCTTGTTGACCACCAGGGTCGACAGGGCCTCGCCCTCGACGTCCTCGGCGATGATCAGCAGCGGCTTGCCGGACTGGATGACCTTCTCCAGCAGCGGCAGCAGGTCCTTGACGGTCGAGATCTTCGAGCTGACCAGCAGGATGTAGGGATCCTCCAGGACGGCTTCCTGACGCTCGGCGTCGGTGACGAAGTAGCCCGAGATGTAGCCCTTGTCGAAGCGCATGCCCTCGGTGAGCTCCAGCTGCAGGCCGAAGGTGTTGCTCTCCTCGACGGTGATGACACCCTCGTTGCCGACCTTGTCCATGGCCTCGGCAATGAGGTCACCGATGGACTGGTCACCGGCCGAGATGCCGGCGGTGGCAGCGATCTGTTCCTTGGTCTCGATCGCCTTGGCGGACGCCAGCAGCGACGCGGTGACGGCCTCGACGGCCTTCTCGATGCCGCGCTTCAGGCCGAGCGGGTTGGCGCCGGCAGCGACGTTGCGCAGGCCTTCGCGAACCAGGGCCTGAGCCAGCACGGTGGCGGTGGTGGTTCCGTCGCCGGCGACGTCGTCCGTCTTCTTGGCAACTTCCTTGACCAGCTCAGCGCCGATCTTCTCGTACGGGTCCTCCAGCTCGATCTCCTTGGCGATGGACACACCATCGTTGGTGATCGTGGGAGCGCCCCACTTCTTCTCCAGGACGACGTTGCGGCCCTTGGGGCCCAGCGTCACCTTTACCGCGTCGGCGAGGGCATTGAGACCCCGCTCGAGGCCGCGACGGGCCTCTTCGTCATACGCAATTGTCTTGGCCATTGCGAAGTAATTCCTCCGGTTGGGAATTGCACGTCTTTGGTCAGGCGCAGCGCCCGCGACGGACGGCCTGGGCTGTGCTCGCAGATGCGGCCCCGGCCTCACTGTCCCGACCTAGCACTCACCTATCGAGAGTGCCAACGTCTTTTTAGCACTCAGGTAGGGCGAGTGCAAGGTTGTTCACCATCCGCGCAACCGAATCAGGACGCCGACCGGTACCGCGCCACCTGCGCGACGTATTCATCGAGCAGGCGCAGCGATTCATCCCTGCCCACCGAGGGCAGGAACAAGCCGAGCTGCCCGTAACCGAGACCTTCGACGGCCTGCCAGTATTCGGGTTTCACCGGTGCGCCGAACATCGCCAGCGGGACGTCGTGACCGGCGGCCTCACGCATCTGCCCAATACGTTTGGCCAGCACGTCGCGAGGCAGCGGGTTGGAGATCCAGCCGGCACCATGCCGAACGACCCGTTTGACGGTCGCATCCGAATTTCCGCCGACATAGATCGGCGGGTGCGGCTTCTGCACCGGCTTGGGACGGCAGTACGACGGATCGAAGTTGACGAACTTCCCGTGATATTGGGCGGGTTCGTCGGTCCACAGCTCTTTGATGGCCTCGACACTCTCGTCCAGCCGCGCGCCCCGCGTCTTCGGATCGGTGCCGTGGTCACGCATCTCCTCGAGATTCCAGCCCGCACCGACACCGAAGGTGAACCGACCGCCCGAGATGAGATCGATGCTCGCGGCTTCCTTGGCGGTATGGATCGGGTCGCGCTGGATCAGCAGGGCGACGCCGGTGAACAGTTCGATCGTGGAGGTCACCGCAGCGGCAGCGGCGAGGGTGACGAACGGGTCGAGGGTGTTGTAGTACCAGGGCGGCAGGTCACCGCCGTTCGGGTACGCGGATTCCCGGCTCGCCGGGATGTGACTGTGCTCAGCGACGATGAGCGATGCGAAGCCCCGTTCCTCGATCGCCCGCGCCAATGTCACCGGGTCGACGGTGTCGTCGTCGACGAAGGTGGCGATTCCGAACTTCATGCGGCCGACGCTACTCCCGGCGCGGCCGCAAGCCGTCCATCATCAACTCGACCACCCGGTCTGCGGCGTCGGGGTTGTAGCGTTGCGCGGCCTGCGCCGCCACCAACAGCGTCTTGACCTCGGGGACCGAGACGTCCGAACGGACGGCGCCGACGCGCTGGGCCGCCGCCAGCAATTGGCCCAGCAGGGCCAGGAATTCGTCCTCGACGTCGGGCACCAAGGTCTTGACGTCGATCCCGAGGCCGGCGAGCGCGTCGACCAGCCCCTGATCGGTCTCCCCCCACTGGACCAGCGACCGCACGAAATCGAACAACCCGTCACCCGGAGCGTCGGACGCCAAACACGCCCGGCCGGCATCCGTGACCGACTGCAGCCGATCCTCGATGACCGCGCGGTAGAGATCGTCCTTGGTCGGGAAATGGCGATAGACGGTGCCGGCGCCAACGCCGGCCCGTCGGGCGATCTCGTCGATGGGCACCGCGAGCCCCTCGTCGGCGAAGGTTTGATAGGCGACTTCCAGCACGCGAGCCCGGTTCCGGGCCGCGTCGGCACGCAGCGGCCGCTTGGGTTTGCACATCGTCATGCTCTCGGGAACAAATTAAACGGGGCGACCGTTCCGGATATGTGAATATCCGGGGCGCTCGCCCCGAATAAGGCCAGGCTACCGAGGAACCCTCATGACCAAGTGGACCACCGCCAATATTCCCGACCAGACCGGACGCACCGCCGTCGTCACCGGCGCAAACACCGGACTCGGCTATGAGACCGCCGCCGCGCTCGCCGCCAAGAACGCGCACGTCGTCCTCGCCGTCCGCAACCTCGACAAAGGCAAGGACGCCGTCGACCGCATCCGGCAGGCGACGCCCGACGCCGACATCGTCCTGCAGGAACTCGACCTCAGCTCCTTGCAGTCGGTCCGCGAGGCCGCCGAGCAACTGAAGTCGGAATACCCGGCAATCGACCTGCTGATCAACAACGCCGGCGTCATGTGGACGCCGAAGCAGACCACCGCCGACGGCTTCGAGATGCAGTTCGGCACCAACCACCTCGGACACTTCGCGTTCACCGGCCTGCTGCTGGACCAGCTGCTGACGGTGCCTGGTTCGCGCGTCGTGACGGTCAGCAGCCTGGGCCACCGGATTCGCGCCGCCATCCACTTCGACGATCTGCAGTGGGAACGCCGCTACAACCGGGTGGCGGCCTACGGCCAGTCCAAGCTCGCCAACCTGCTCTTCACCTACGAACTGCAGCGGCGACTGACCGGTGCCGAGACCGTGGCCCTCGCTGCCCACCCGGGCGGGTCTAGCACCGAGCTGGCACGGCACGTCCCGCTGCCGCCCGCCGTCGTGACACTCATCGCTGAGCGGCTGTTCCAAAGTGCCGCCATGGGCGCCCTGCCCACGCTGCGCGCCGCAACCGACCCGGCCGCCTACGGCGGCCAGTACTACGGGCCGGATGGACTGTTCCAGCAGACCGGCCATCCGAAGGTTGTCGGCTCGAGCGACCAGTCGCACGACACCGCGTTGCAAGAGCGGTTGTGGGCGGTCTCCGAAGAACTGACCGGAGTGACGTTCCCGGTCTGACCGCGGCGATGCCCTGTGGGTGGTGCGGCACACGGCCGTGCGATCCACAGGGCCGGCGGGCAAACTCCTCGCTAGCTAGTGCCCCAGGCCCAGCAGTCCTGTTCGCCCGTTACCGATGGCCAGGACCCCCTTGTTGCCGGTGCCGATGTTGAGCAGCCCCGTGTTGCCGGCGCCGACGTTCACCAGACCGACGTTGCCGGCACCGATGTTGGCCACACCGCCATTGAGCGACCCGAGGTTGGCCACGCCGCCATTGAGGGAGCCACCGAGAAGACCGTTGGCGATGCCGACGTTCAGTCCGCCGGGGCCGAGAAGATTGTTGGCGATACCGGTGTTTGCCGTCCCGCCGTTGAGTAGGCCGTTGTTACCCGGCGTGACGTTGATGCCGGTGTCGGCAGCAGCCGCAGCGGCACAGGCGAGCGCGATGGCCCCGGCACCGATCGCTGAGGCCCCCAAGACTGCGGCTGAACGGATCATCGACATGGCTGCTCCTTCGCTAGCCCGAAAGTGGGTAGTTCAAGACTAGACAGCGGCCAGCAAAATGAGTAGCAGTTTGGCAAATAACGCTACTTCATTACTCGCATCTTTGAACCAGGCGCCGACGCGGTGCCACGGAACAGCCCGATGCGCGGCGGCCATGGCTCAGCACTCCGCCAATCCCATTAATTGACAACATAATTCATAGCCATCTCCGGCCGCCTAAATTAACGATGTCGGGCAATTTCGAGAGAAATCGATAACCGGGAAAATAGTGTCTCCGTTGAAAATGCAACTGGAGTGGCAAATACGAGCCGGATCGAATATTTACGCATCGCAGCGATTTTCATCTAACATCTGACATCAGCAGATATTTTGCTGCAGAGCCGGGATTCACCCCGCGTCACCGAGCCCGCGTCGGGCCCCACAGCTATTCGCAGAACCCGCCGAGCCTCACAATGAACACGCACCGGCCACACCGCCACAGCCGACCCGGCGGCGTCATCAAACGAGCATTTCAGCGAGCCGAAACCACGCCGATCCGTGGACCACGACCAGAATGAACGTGTTCTAAATATGTTCCGGACGCGATCCCGACAGTTGCCCGATACCCGTCCGCACAGACCGCTAACATCCCGCTCAGCACGCCACACATTTCGCCCAGTGGTCGACTTTGCCGCAGGTGAACAGGCATTTCGAGCGATGCTCGCGCGCCCTCCGGCTCGCCGATATGAACAGACACACACTTTTCCCAATATGTTCACAGCTTCTTGGTTACGGGTGTTAGTCTCCCCACGTTTATTTACGGGGGTGCTATATCTCACACCCGGCGAGTGAGGAGGATCGTGGCCAAGCACAGGGCAGTGGGAACCAACAGCTGGTGGAGCGCGGCAGGGCCGCTCACGGCTGCGGGATTGACGGGTGCGGCGTTCGCCAGCGCAGGCGTGATGCTGCTGCTGGGGCCAGATTCGCCGACGATGCAGTCGGTAACGGCGGACATCAGGCTCGTCAACACCGAGAGCTCGTCCAACGATGGCGGCGCCAAGCCGGCCAACTCGGGCGCCTCGAAAGCCACTGATGGCACGACCAAGAACCCGGGTCAGCCCAAGCCTCCGACCAAGCCTGGTAAGGCGCCGGACTCCGGCACCACGCAGAACTCCGGCACCACGACCGACACCCCGCGCACCCCGCGCCAGCAGGCGCAGGACCGCATGCGCCAGTACGCGGACGACGCCAGGAAAGCCCTGAACGACATCGCCCGGGGCGGCAAGCCGAAACACGCCGGCACCTCCGACGACGGCTCGGGCGCCACCGCCGGCGACACTGCCTCCAGCACTTCGCCCAACCGGCACTCGAGTAGTACGCGGCCAACGGCCACCCAGAAGCCCCCCGCAACGGACAAGGCGACTCCGACCGCGGCCGTCGGCACCACAAAGACTCGCACCGGCGCGGTCGCCGGCGGCTCGACCGCCGGGCACAGCCCGACCGAACCTCGACCCGCGGCCGGCAGCCCGGCCACGGCAACGCCGACGGGGTCGAGCGGCCAGACGGCCCCGTCCGCACCGTCGGCACCAGTAGTCGGCCCGATCGTGAGCGCCCCGACGAGCAAGCCGTTCAACCCCATCACCGGCGTGCTGTCCGCGCTCGGCCTGGGCACCATGCTGGTTCCCGACGCACCGACCACCCCCAATCAGATGCCCGGGGTCTGGGCCGTGATGGCCTGGGTGCGCCGCCAAACCGAATACGGCATAGCGGCCAAGCGAGTGCAACTGACCTCCGCGGCCCACCCGGCCTCGGTGGCCACCGCCCCGCCGACCACAGCTGACCGGCTGCCCACCGCCACGCCGGCGGCCGCGGTCAAACCGGTGGCCGCACCGAGTCCCCTGGCCGCGGTCACCCCACTGGCCGCCGTCAACCCGCTCGCCGCACCCAGTTTGGTCATGCCGACCTTCGTCGACCCGACGGTGCTGGTCGCCGACTGGATCTACAACAACGTGCACTTCGGCGTGCAGGCATGGATCAACAGCCCCATCGGCTTTGTGGTCGACACCGGGATCAACCTGCTTGCCGGCCAGTACTTGATCGGCAACGGCACCAGCGGCAACCTGATCAACCACAACGGCGGCAACGGCGGCCTGTGGTTCGGCGATGGTGGTGACGGCTACTCGAGTGGTCTGCCCGGAGTCGACGGCGGCAACGGCGGCAACGCCCGTGGATTCGGCAACGGCGGCAAGGGCGGCAATGGCTACTCGGGCTTCGGCATCTTCACCCCGACCAACGGCGGCAACGGCGGCAACGGCGGCGGAATCGGCCATGGCGGCGCGGGCGGTGCCGGTGGCACCGGCGCTGACGGCGCAGGCGGTCTTGCCGCACTTGGCCAAGACGGCGCAGACGGCCAGAACGGTGCCAACGGCGGCAACGGTGGTCGCGGTGGCCACTTCTTCGGAAACGGTGGAGTCGGCGGCGTCGGCGGCAACGCCGGCAAGGGCGGCAACGGCGGCTCGGGTGTGCTCGGTGGCGGCGCCCTCGGCGGCGGCGGCAACGGTGGCCACGGCGGCATCGGTGGCGTCGGCGGCAACGGTGGCCAGGCCGGGATGCTCGCCAGCCAGGTCGGCGCAGGCGGTCGCGGCGGCGCATCCGGTGCCGGCGGTAATGGTGGCAATGGCTCCGACGGCAGCTCGTCACTGATCCCCGACGGCGGCAAGGGCGGTAACGGCGGCAATGCCGGCACCGCGGGTGCCGGCGGCTTCAACGGCAGCGGGACGACGCAGGCCGCGACCGGCGACACGACCGCCGCCGGCGGTAACGGCGGCAAGGGCGGCAACGGCTTCACCGCCATCACCGCGGTCGACGTCACCGGCAACGGCGGCGCCGGCGGCAACGGCGCCAATGGCCTTGCCGCACTGGGCCAGAACGGCCCCAACGGCGGCAACGGCGGCACGGGCGGCATCGGCGGCGCCGGTGGCACCAACTCCGGCAACGGCGGCAACGGCGGGGTCGGCGGCAACGCCGGCAACGGCGGCAGCGGCGGCTCCGGCGTCCTCGGCGGTGGAGCCCTCGGTGGCGGCGGCAAGGGCGGCAACGGCGGCGGCGGCGGCACCGGCGGCAAGGGCGGCGCCGCCGCCCACGGCACCGTCGGCAACGGCGGCAAGGGCGGCAACGCCGGCAACGGCAGCGACGGCGGCAACGGCTCCGACGGCAGCTCGTCACTGATCCCCGACGGCGGCAAGGGCGGCGACGGCGGCAATGCCGGCACCGCGGGTGCCGGCGGCTTCAACGGCGCCGGGGTCAACCAGGCGGCCAACGGAACCGGCGGCAACGGCGGCAACGGCGGCAAGGGCGGCAACGGCTTCACCGCCATCACCGCGGTCGACGTCACCGGCAACGGCGGCGCCGGCGGCAACGGCGGCTCCGGTGGAACCGACGGCAACGGCGGCAACGGCGGCGCCGGCGGCACCGGCGGAAACGGCGCCAATGGCCTTGCCGCACTGGGCCAGAACGGCCCCAACGGCGGCAACGGCGGCACGGGCGGCATCGGCGGCGCCGGTGGCACCAACTCCGGCAACGGCGGCAACGGCGGGGTCGGCGGCAACGCCGGCAACGGCGGCAGCGGCGGCTCCGGCGTCCTCGGCGGTGGAGCCCTCGGTGGCGGCGGCAAGGGCGGCAACGGCGGCGGCGGCGGCACCGGCGGCAAGGGCGGCGCCGCCGCCCACGGCACCGTCGGCAACGGCGGCAAGGGCGGCAACGCCGGCAACGGCAGCGACGGCGGCAACGGCTCCGACGGCAGCTCGTCACTGATCCCCGACGGCGGCAAGGGCGGCGACGGCGGCAATGCCGGCACCGCGGGTGCCGGCGGCTTCAACGGCGCCGGGGTCAACCAGGCGGCCAACGGAACCGGCGGCAACGGCGGCAACGGAGGCAAGGGCG includes these proteins:
- a CDS encoding AAA family ATPase, which produces MSAPANTMQPQPTREELDRARSVVHAVSGAFAAKVVGQTGLQQSLLIGLFTGGHVLLESVPGLAKTTAARAVADAVQAKFRRIQCTPDLLPSDIIGTQIFDASKGVFHTQLGPVHANIVLLDEINRSSAKTQSAMLEAMEERQTSIAGDVYKIPEPFLVLATQNPVDQEGTYPLPEAQMDRFMFKEILSYPNPREEAEMVFRIDAGVYTNHRNAPVASLDDILYIRDVVRRVYLDPAIVNYITQIVAVTRTPQQYLPANLARLIEYGASPRATIAFCKAARALALLSGRNHVLPDDVKALAHRVLRHRLILGFEAVAQNVTPEVLIDNVIQAVRTP
- a CDS encoding DUF4878 domain-containing protein; translated protein: MTQPPQSPFGGPNPVDGPAPQHPGYGQPPPAPQWGGPAPQGAPPQVPPHGGWPAAPQQPQFQNFPQPGYAPAPQQAKSKKALFITGGATLAVLLVVGIVVAIVSFSGGGSNGPGGGGASSAEGAVKGYLEALSKGDAGAALAFGADQPGSKDFLTDDVLKQQTAKWPITNVRILSTNETGPMAQVHVSVNFGDQTADQTLMVKKDDNGWRLPTASVKVNLGASGGIRMNNPATGQPLPAAPLTLFGKPAPSNAAVYVFPGWLDLGSASKYLTVSTARPVLLDGLVASGVGLTVGTQMQLSEAGSEAAKQAVAAAVAECAKSTLLAPPGCPNAMPNPTLTDGTVHWEPPADLNQVNYTFTAFDLSVRTMGTSQWTITATSTSGATVQGKQFVPLMGQIDMTQDPLTVKWFGR
- the groL gene encoding chaperonin GroEL (60 kDa chaperone family; promotes refolding of misfolded polypeptides especially under stressful conditions; forms two stacked rings of heptamers to form a barrel-shaped 14mer; ends can be capped by GroES; misfolded proteins enter the barrel where they are refolded when GroES binds); amino-acid sequence: MAKTIAYDEEARRGLERGLNALADAVKVTLGPKGRNVVLEKKWGAPTITNDGVSIAKEIELEDPYEKIGAELVKEVAKKTDDVAGDGTTTATVLAQALVREGLRNVAAGANPLGLKRGIEKAVEAVTASLLASAKAIETKEQIAATAGISAGDQSIGDLIAEAMDKVGNEGVITVEESNTFGLQLELTEGMRFDKGYISGYFVTDAERQEAVLEDPYILLVSSKISTVKDLLPLLEKVIQSGKPLLIIAEDVEGEALSTLVVNKIRGTFKSVAVKAPGFGDRRKAMLQDMAILTGGQVISEEVGLSLDTADVSLLGTARKIVVTKDETTIVEGAGDADAIQGRVAQIRAEIENSDSDYDREKLQERLAKLAGGVAVIKAGAATEVELKERKHRIEDAVRNAKAAVEEGIVAGGGVALLQSAPALDELKLEGDEATGANIVRVALSAPLKQIAFNGGLEPGVVAEKVSNLPAGHGLNAATNVYEDLLAAGVADPVKVTRSALQNAASIAALFLTTEAVVADKPEKAAAPAGDPTGGMGGMDF
- a CDS encoding LLM class F420-dependent oxidoreductase, with amino-acid sequence MKFGIATFVDDDTVDPVTLARAIEERGFASLIVAEHSHIPASRESAYPNGGDLPPWYYNTLDPFVTLAAAAAVTSTIELFTGVALLIQRDPIHTAKEAASIDLISGGRFTFGVGAGWNLEEMRDHGTDPKTRGARLDESVEAIKELWTDEPAQYHGKFVNFDPSYCRPKPVQKPHPPIYVGGNSDATVKRVVRHGAGWISNPLPRDVLAKRIGQMREAAGHDVPLAMFGAPVKPEYWQAVEGLGYGQLGLFLPSVGRDESLRLLDEYVAQVARYRSAS
- a CDS encoding TetR/AcrR family transcriptional regulator; the protein is MCKPKRPLRADAARNRARVLEVAYQTFADEGLAVPIDEIARRAGVGAGTVYRHFPTKDDLYRAVIEDRLQSVTDAGRACLASDAPGDGLFDFVRSLVQWGETDQGLVDALAGLGIDVKTLVPDVEDEFLALLGQLLAAAQRVGAVRSDVSVPEVKTLLVAAQAAQRYNPDAADRVVELMMDGLRPRRE
- a CDS encoding SDR family NAD(P)-dependent oxidoreductase is translated as MTKWTTANIPDQTGRTAVVTGANTGLGYETAAALAAKNAHVVLAVRNLDKGKDAVDRIRQATPDADIVLQELDLSSLQSVREAAEQLKSEYPAIDLLINNAGVMWTPKQTTADGFEMQFGTNHLGHFAFTGLLLDQLLTVPGSRVVTVSSLGHRIRAAIHFDDLQWERRYNRVAAYGQSKLANLLFTYELQRRLTGAETVALAAHPGGSSTELARHVPLPPAVVTLIAERLFQSAAMGALPTLRAATDPAAYGGQYYGPDGLFQQTGHPKVVGSSDQSHDTALQERLWAVSEELTGVTFPV
- a CDS encoding PE family protein; its protein translation is MAKHRAVGTNSWWSAAGPLTAAGLTGAAFASAGVMLLLGPDSPTMQSVTADIRLVNTESSSNDGGAKPANSGASKATDGTTKNPGQPKPPTKPGKAPDSGTTQNSGTTTDTPRTPRQQAQDRMRQYADDARKALNDIARGGKPKHAGTSDDGSGATAGDTASSTSPNRHSSSTRPTATQKPPATDKATPTAAVGTTKTRTGAVAGGSTAGHSPTEPRPAAGSPATATPTGSSGQTAPSAPSAPVVGPIVSAPTSKPFNPITGVLSALGLGTMLVPDAPTTPNQMPGVWAVMAWVRRQTEYGIAAKRVQLTSAAHPASVATAPPTTADRLPTATPAAAVKPVAAPSPLAAVTPLAAVNPLAAPSLVMPTFVDPTVLVADWIYNNVHFGVQAWINSPIGFVVDTGINLLAGQYLIGNGTSGNLINHNGGNGGLWFGDGGDGYSSGLPGVDGGNGGNARGFGNGGKGGNGYSGFGIFTPTNGGNGGNGGGIGHGGAGGAGGTGADGAGGLAALGQDGADGQNGANGGNGGRGGHFFGNGGVGGVGGNAGKGGNGGSGVLGGGALGGGGNGGHGGIGGVGGNGGQAGMLASQVGAGGRGGASGAGGNGGNGSDGSSSLIPDGGKGGNGGNAGTAGAGGFNGSGTTQAATGDTTAAGGNGGKGGNGFTAITAVDVTGNGGAGGNGANGLAALGQNGPNGGNGGTGGIGGAGGTNSGNGGNGGVGGNAGNGGSGGSGVLGGGALGGGGKGGNGGGGGTGGKGGAAAHGTVGNGGKGGNAGNGSDGGNGSDGSSSLIPDGGKGGDGGNAGTAGAGGFNGAGVNQAANGTGGNGGNGGKGGNGFTAITAVDVTGNGGAGGNGGSGGTDGNGGNGGAGGTGGNGANGLAALGQNGPNGGNGGTGGIGGAGGTNSGNGGNGGVGGNAGNGGSGGSGVLGGGALGGGGKGGNGGGGGTGGKGGAAAHGTVGNGGKGGNAGNGSDGGNGSDGSSSLIPDGGKGGDGGNAGTAGAGGFNGAGVNQAANGTGGNGGNGGKGGNGFTAITAVDVTGNGGAGGNGGSGGTDGNGGNGGAGGTGGNGANGLAALGQNGPNGGNGGTGGIGGAGGTNSGNGGNGGVGGNAGNGGSGGSGVLGGNTGGSGGAGGNGGTGGKGGAAAHGTVGNGGKGGVAGNGGTGGAGSDGISSIQRNGGKGGTGGTAGSAGAGGFDGNGANQALSGVGGVGGAGGKGGNGFGALTILDTAGRGGDGGAGGSGGVTGNGGAGGIGGTGGNGADGTIGGLLGATGLSGSSAGAGGNGGVGGAGGTTSGDGGKGGAGGAGGTGGSGGIGGLPAFGSNNAAGISGGGGFGGIGGAGGSGGGGGAGGTAAHGIDGAGGTGGTGGNGGTGGAGQTGAHGTPFINGNAGATGGVGGHGGLAGAGGSGGTSGNNVGGAGGNGGVGGAGGSGGAGGDGYNDNVTQWGNGGNGGAGGVGGTSGNGGAGGTGSATGAGGNGPAGGAGGAGGSGGANGGHGTHDGTGGATGADGGSGTGGSGNPAGGSGIQV